The region TACTCCCTTTCCTCTCCAAGCTCTATGCCAAGAGGCTTTGTCACTTTTTTGAAGAACTTATGAGAGATCTGGAGCATGATTCCGACTCCGTCCCCTGTTTTCCCTTCCGCATCCTTTCCTGCACGGTGTTCTAAATTCTCCACGATATGGAGAGCCTGCTCCACCGTTTTATGAGTCTTTACGCCTTTTATGTTGGCTACCGCTCCGATGCCGCAGTTGTCATGTTCAAAGCGGGGGTCATATAGCCCCGGCGATGCCTTCTTAGTGGGGGATTTTGTATTCATATCCATAATCTCATCCTTTCCTTATTCTCGCCCATATCTATGGACATAGTGGTTAGCCCGGAGGACGTTCCTGATTTTTCCCTCAGCTTTTGGGTGCTGATGTATTACAGTAAATTTTAGTTGATAATACTACATTTTTTCCCACTTGTAAACGGATTTTATTTTTATATTGTCAGATAATTTGATAATTTATAATTTTTAATTCAATATTCTAATTATTATAAAGAATATTTATGTTTTTTCTTCTGTTATTACACAATTTTATCGACTTTTAAATATTCTGGAACAAACTTCTAATTATTTGAAGTCATAGCTTTCAATTATTAAGCCAATAGTATGGTTTCAAAGCTTTCCCATTGCAGGAATAACTCATTGAGCCTCCATAGCAGCTAAAAAAGCCCTGGGAATCTTCCCAGGGCTTATACAATATTCTTTTAAAATAAAAAAACAGTATTACATCTCACCAAGACCGCTTTCGATGGCTTCTGTCATGGTCTTCATTGCAGCTGCCTCGTCTTCGCCGTCACAGATCAGTTTGATTTCTGTTCCGCATTTAATTCCGGCTGCCATAACGTTTAATACGCTCTTTGCCACGATTCTTTTCTCTCCATATTCGATGATAACATCAGATTTAAATTTCATAGCTGTTTGAGACAGCACCCCTGCTGGTCTTAAATGAAGTCCGGATGGATTTACTACGGTCAGTGTTTTTGATAACATAAAATTTTCTCCTTTATCCTCAATTTTTTTATACTCCTTGCAGTTAATTTTATTACAATATCCAATTTGTGTCAAGACAAACCATCGGTCTTTTACATATTTTCCAAAGGACTATCCCGCCTAGGAGATCTTAGAAAAAGCCTGTCTTTCTCTCTGAGAATAGACACAACCGCAGTAATCCTGCCTGTAAAGGCCATACTCCCCAGAAAGCTCCACAGACCGTTTATATCCGTTTTTTTTCTTAAAATCAGAAGGCAGATAAGAAACCCTGTACTCCTTGGCAAGCTTCTCTCCGATCTCATTCAGCTTCCCTGCATTCTTTAAGGGGCTTATGGATAACGTGGTGGTGAAGTAATCAAAGCGCCCTGCCTGAGCCACCTTTGCCGCCTCCTGGAGACGCAGTTCATAGCATTTAAAGCACCGTTTTCCCCCTTCCGGTTCCTGCTCAAGTCCTCTTACCATACGATAAAATTCATCCGGCTCATAGGGCCCAGCTTCCATGGCAACAGGATGGTCAAACTTCATGGCGGCAATGAGCCGTTCCTGCTCGTTTACCCGCCTTTTGTATTCCTCGGGAGGATATATATTA is a window of [Clostridium] saccharolyticum WM1 DNA encoding:
- a CDS encoding HPr family phosphocarrier protein produces the protein MLSKTLTVVNPSGLHLRPAGVLSQTAMKFKSDVIIEYGEKRIVAKSVLNVMAAGIKCGTEIKLICDGEDEAAAMKTMTEAIESGLGEM
- a CDS encoding epoxyqueuosine reductase QueH; protein product: MNQRNYQKELDQVIAGLVDQEKIPRLLLHSCCAPCSSYVLEYLSHYFEITVYFYNPNIYPPEEYKRRVNEQERLIAAMKFDHPVAMEAGPYEPDEFYRMVRGLEQEPEGGKRCFKCYELRLQEAAKVAQAGRFDYFTTTLSISPLKNAGKLNEIGEKLAKEYRVSYLPSDFKKKNGYKRSVELSGEYGLYRQDYCGCVYSQRERQAFSKIS